TTCTTTGTTTTTTAGTGAATGTAACAATCGCGAAAGGTGACAGCTTGACaatcctggagactgaagtcatTTATCACTAGAACAGGTACATTAGACAGCAGCAGCAATATAGACCTCCCTCACTCCTCTGTTGTGTCTCAACGCTGATTTGTAGAATGTCTCTAGGGGAGAGAGGGCAgttcagtccttggcctttctGCAGAAGATGCAAACATGTGAACCTGTTGTGCTGGTAGTTCTTGCACATGGTCACCTGTTCATTAGGAACTAGGCTGAGCCTCGCAAGGTCGCTTTTCACAAGGCCACAGCATATCATATTGACGTGGAACTCTTTAATAGGCAGATTATCATGTGATTCGAATAGAATTGTTTCAGTGTGTTAGGTGTTGCAAAAGCATAAAGAAAATCCCTTCTCTGAAGAGCCTACTCTTAAAATTGATCACTTTTTTATGCTATATCAAGAGTTCTGTataactgttttaaaaacagcCTTAAAAAGAGGAAGTATAGTAAAAACACTACTCACACTCAGTTGGAGAAGTACCAAGCTCCGCATGTGAGTCTCCTTTGCAGGAAAAAAAGCTTTGCAAACAGAAAATAGCACAAAAACAGGAGCTCTGTGATTGAGAAATGCCTTCAAAGCCCTATAGGGAACTCTCCAGAAAGAAAACACACAATCTTACAGCTTAATGTGAGTCAGTTAGCTTATCTAAAGCACTCCAGGGAAACTAAAAACCACTCCTCTTATACTAACATCATCTCTTTTTGACCTTAACCACCAAACAGTTTAGCAAGTCAGAGACATGAAATCCAGCCTACCTGAAACTTCTGAGCTAAAGGTTGAATCATGGAAATAGAGTACTTCGTGACAAAGATGAGGAGGTGACAGAGGCTTACTTTATTCAGTTTTTTTCCTGCCAAACCCTAAAAGTTGGAGCATCACACTTCAATTTTTCTGAAATTCCCTAAATTAAGGGGACCCAGAGCAAGATCACAATACATTGTGAAATCTTATAATAAATGCCAAGTATCTCTTAAAATTTTTGGGAAAACAGTGTCTGAATCGCAGTTCCATAGTGTCAGGGAGAAAGGTAAATGAAAAATTCTCATCCATTTGTGGTGTGGGTACTGTGTGAATCAACTTGTGAGTAAATCCCCTTTACCACTTTCTCCCCGTACCACCTGCCTTTGATTTTGAAATGCCttagctccattgactgcaaAAGTTGGAGGTGGTTGGATCTTCTTCATGGAGCTGTGCTGCACTCCTGTAAAATCAGTAGTCTGTCCTTTCCTCTTGGGGTGTATTTCTCACACTACCCAAATGCAAGGCACAATGTGTGACAAAGACCTACAGTGAGGGCACAGAACTTAAAATGCTGTGTGATTCcttcttttagggtatgtctatacttacttcctggtccggatgtaagcgatcgatcttctgggatcgatttatcgcgtcttgtctagacatggTAAATCGAccccagatcgatcccggaagtgcttgccgtcgacgccggtactccagctcagcgagaggagtacgcggcatcgacgggggagcctgcctgccgcgtctggacccgcggtaagttcggactaaggtacttcgaattcagatacgttattaacgtagctgaatttgcgtaccttagtccgaagtggggggttagtgtggaccaggccttagtgtaaatAACTTTCTGTACCCTCCATTGCATGGGTTTTTATTTCTGAAATGAAACGGGACCATTCCTCAGGATGGAACAGTTCAGGTATGTCTTATGTCTTGAAATGCCTCAGCGATACAGCTGCATggctgtagtgcttcagtataGATGTTAACTACATTAACAGGAGGGGTTCTCACattgatgtaggtaatccacctccctgagaggtggtagctacgtCGATGGAAGAATGTTTACCCTTGGGGTTAGGGACAGAAATTCTTTTCTTCTTCAGCTCCAGTGATTCTGGTTATAGGGACAAGTAGCTGTTCAGTCAATCATACACTTCTGTAACTCAGCTTATTACCTGAAATTTTTGTTCCTGTGCAGAGAAATTAATTGTTGGATCAACTATACTTTATTCAAGGAgctgtttgttctgtttttttaaatctgtaggTTGTCTTACTCCTGCACTCCTTCTGTGTTGCTGCAATGACTGGAAAGTCCCTGCTCTTAAAGGTCATTCTCCTGGGGGACGGTGGAGTTGGGAAAAGTTCCCTCATGAACCGTTATGTCACCAACAAGTTTGACTCACAGGCTTTCCACACCATAGGGGTGGAGTTCTTAAACCGCGATTTGGAAGTGGATGGACGTTTTGTGACCCTCCAGATTTGGGACACAGCAGGGCAGGAGCGTTTCAAGAGCCTGCGAACTCCCTTTTACAGAGGAGCAGACTGCTGCCTCCTGACCTTTAGTGTAGATGACCGCCAGAGCTTCGAGAACCTGGGCAACTGGCAGAAGGAGTTTGTCTATTATGCAGATGTGAAGGACCCTGGCCACTTTCCATTTGTGGTCCTGGGCAACAAGATAGACAAACTTGAGAGGCAGGTGACCACAGAAGAGGCCCAAGCATGGTGTTTAGAAAATGGGAATTACCCTTACCTGGAAACCAGTGCCAAGGATGACACCAATGTGGCAGTGGCCTTTGAGGAAGCTGTGCGGCAGGTGCTGGCTGTGGAGGAGCAGCTGGAGCATTGCATGTTGGGGCACACCATTGACCTGCACAGCAGTTCCAAATCAGGATCTTCATGTTGTTAGGAGTCACCTAGGGATTGTACCCAGGACTGATTGTTTAAATAGAACAAGTGCAAATGGCTCTTGGGCATGCTGAGGTATGCAGACAGAAAGGACAATGGGTGGGGTCACTGGCTGTAGGAGTCGTAGCCTTTCTAGCTGTATAACAGTTGGAGTTTATGGGTGTGAAGAAGAGGATTTAGGGGAGAGAACTAATTAGGTGCATTTGGAGGtagttctcccccctcccttccttcttTCTAACAGATCTAAGGACAGGGTTAATCTGAGAGGGTTGCAAATTATGGTCTGTGCCAAGATCTATCCACAAAATGAGACTTGCGGAGTGCTAGACATTCcccaaattattttattaatgaactGAAAAGTACTAAGCCCACTAACCTCTGCTGCACCTCATGACTGTACACTGCCAAAGTAAGGTTTGATCAGGTTGCTGCAAATAATAAAACCAAATGGGAAGAATCTGAATTTCAATCTGGAATTGGCATAAGGGTGCCAACTATAGGAATGACTGACATAGTTCTGTTGCTTAAGTTAATCCCTTGGCATCCTGACGTGCCCTAGTCTTTCTGACGCTCTCAAAAGAAACTTGCAGTGTGGTAGAATGATGCTGTGAGTGCATCACACTGGAAAGTAACAATGTTCCAATCATTTGAAGAACAGGGTATGAGGGAGTGGAGTATGTTTGAATGTTGCAGCCTTAATTCTAGACAGCTGCCTACCTTGGTCAGTTTTCTTCCCATATCTAACTTTGATCCATATGGATGTTACTTTCCTAGTGTGACTAGCCTCCTCCTAGTTTGTGTACGCCCTTGTTTTTTTCTGAGGCTCAACACTAGATGGAGCTGCTCACCTTTTGGGTGACACTGGGCAAATCCTACCTCACTTGTAGTCTCAATGTCTTGCCTGTGAGGAAGGCTTTAGAATGAACGTGGAGGACAGTCGACTCTGTGTGAATCTTTCACGGGTCTCGGTGCCATGTAATTACCAACAGTTCATGGCCCCAGTTACAGGCTCCTACACTGTTGATGGACTGAATAACAACTCCTAGAAGTGCAGATGACTGGGCCAGTAAAACCACCCTTTCGTAAGTGTGCTGGTGTAGCGGCCCTGGTTCTGGCTGTGCTTTGTTAGCCCAAGGGTCACTGTCTTAAGCCACTTCAACTCATCTCCTTTAATCTGGATGCTGCAGCTCTGAATCAATTAAATCTGCTCTCTGCAGGACCTAAGAGCAGCCAGGATATTGGGAGTTAATTGCTGGTGAGGAGCACAGACCTAACAGATGTCTCACTGCACTGTCCTGTTTTCTccaaaaatagggttaccatattcagacttttaaaaaaagaggatactccatggggccccgctccttccctgcccctggccccaccccaaccccaccccttccccacccccattccaacctcttccccaaagtccctgccccaactctgccccctcctctgagcaccccacattccccctcctccctcccgctctgatcttggttgggggttgctaagtgcttccctgctccccactcgccctgcagcccctgcaccccgccccccactcctgcagcctctgtgcccctgctccacactgtccctgcagcccctgcacccccccgcccctgcagcctgtgcgccccccgcctgccctgcccctgcgcccccctgcaacctctatgcccctgcctgccctgctcctcctcaccctgcagcctctgcacccccacgcctgccctgcccctacaccccctgcccctgcagcctctatgcccctgcctgccctactccttctcaccctgcagcctctgcacccccatgcctgccctgcccctgcgccccctgcctgccctgctcctcctcgccctgcagcccctgcacccccctgcccctgcatccTGTGGGCCCccgtctgccctgcccctgcgtccccctgcccctgcagcctctatgcccctgcctgccctgctcctcctcgccatgcagcctctgcacccccacgtctgccctgctcccccgctcccccggcagcctctgcctggcgggggctttGGATGCTCAGCGGCGACTGGGGCAgtgcgggtccctgcagccccggcacacgccGCACTCCCTGTCCCGCgccgcagcctccttcctgccgcgcggggctgcaggaagggtcccTCAGTGGCCGGGGAGTCCCCGCCcgtgagggaagcccgagccgctggctgggcctggcctccccgtggtcctgtgggctcggctggggcgcgcGGTCCTCCCGGCCTccgggggcagcagcggccccccCACCGCCTTCTGTGGCtgcgcccccccttcccccacc
This region of Chrysemys picta bellii isolate R12L10 chromosome 9, ASM1138683v2, whole genome shotgun sequence genomic DNA includes:
- the RAB9B gene encoding ras-related protein Rab-9B, whose translation is MTGKSLLLKVILLGDGGVGKSSLMNRYVTNKFDSQAFHTIGVEFLNRDLEVDGRFVTLQIWDTAGQERFKSLRTPFYRGADCCLLTFSVDDRQSFENLGNWQKEFVYYADVKDPGHFPFVVLGNKIDKLERQVTTEEAQAWCLENGNYPYLETSAKDDTNVAVAFEEAVRQVLAVEEQLEHCMLGHTIDLHSSSKSGSSCC